The proteins below are encoded in one region of Peribacillus muralis:
- a CDS encoding iron chaperone: MEGAKTFHTIDEYIVQFPDDVQEILKTVRNVIKAAAPEASERISYQMPTFAMHGNLVHFAAYKNHIGFYPTQRGISAFEEALSDYKRSKGAVQFPLNKPIPYEVISQIVTFRVKENIEKAAAKAKKK, from the coding sequence ATGGAAGGAGCCAAAACTTTTCATACAATCGATGAATATATCGTGCAATTCCCCGATGACGTCCAGGAGATCCTAAAGACGGTAAGGAACGTAATTAAAGCTGCGGCACCGGAAGCCAGTGAAAGGATCAGTTATCAAATGCCGACCTTTGCGATGCACGGAAACCTGGTCCATTTCGCGGCTTATAAAAACCATATAGGGTTTTACCCGACACAGAGAGGAATCTCCGCTTTTGAAGAGGCTTTATCTGATTACAAACGGTCGAAAGGGGCCGTTCAGTTTCCGCTCAACAAGCCGATTCCATATGAAGTGATAAGCCAGATCGTTACATTCAGAGTGAAGGAGAACATTGAAAAAGCGGCAGCCAAGGCGAAAAAGAAATAA
- a CDS encoding PTS sugar transporter subunit IIA → MFKKLFGKKENVEQLLAPMNGKIVKMEDVPDPVFSGKLMGDGIAILPEEGLVVAPIDAEVVQVFHTKHAIGLKTKSGIELLMHIGLETVNLKGEGFEVHVAEGQRVKAGDKLVTFDIEFLKSNAPSIITPIVITNGELVEKVEKTDSTEATINETEIMSIALK, encoded by the coding sequence ATGTTCAAGAAATTATTCGGAAAAAAAGAAAACGTGGAGCAGCTGCTCGCACCGATGAACGGGAAAATTGTAAAAATGGAGGATGTTCCAGATCCCGTATTCTCCGGGAAGCTAATGGGAGACGGAATTGCCATTCTTCCTGAAGAGGGTCTTGTCGTAGCTCCGATAGATGCAGAAGTGGTCCAGGTTTTCCATACGAAGCATGCAATAGGACTTAAGACGAAAAGTGGCATTGAGCTGCTGATGCATATCGGATTAGAAACGGTGAACCTTAAAGGTGAAGGATTCGAAGTCCATGTCGCAGAAGGGCAGCGTGTAAAAGCGGGGGACAAGCTCGTTACATTCGATATCGAATTCCTTAAATCAAATGCACCTAGCATCATAACTCCGATCGTCATCACGAATGGCGAGCTGGTTGAAAAAGTGGAAAAAACAGATAGCACCGAAGCAACCATTAACGAAACGGAGATCATGAGTATTGCTTTGAAGTGA
- a CDS encoding spore coat protein, whose translation MSNTQQPQGMVPNMNHGGHELFDAHEVLSGFINVLDQYQLFDQHIKDQELKAILHHQYTFVTDVYNIAVEAFTTGKKPSHVSQPYEMHQNHDVIYGLTPSQPKKPNQSVNEMNEQGVSGHMLGLIKSTGSLLAMTAVETTNPVLRRVIADSVPNFVEMAYEIFLYQNKHRYYQVPQLAPQDMTQMLKGFAPATKNIIN comes from the coding sequence ATGTCCAATACCCAACAACCACAAGGCATGGTGCCGAACATGAATCATGGCGGTCATGAATTATTTGATGCGCACGAAGTCCTTTCAGGGTTTATAAATGTATTAGATCAGTACCAACTTTTTGACCAACACATTAAAGATCAAGAGCTGAAGGCGATCCTTCACCATCAATATACATTCGTTACCGATGTATACAACATTGCCGTAGAAGCTTTCACTACAGGAAAAAAACCATCGCATGTTTCCCAGCCATACGAAATGCACCAAAATCATGACGTCATATATGGCCTTACGCCTTCTCAGCCTAAAAAACCGAATCAATCTGTCAACGAGATGAATGAACAAGGCGTATCCGGTCACATGCTTGGACTAATCAAATCAACGGGGTCACTTCTTGCCATGACTGCTGTCGAAACCACCAATCCTGTCCTTAGGAGGGTCATCGCTGACAGTGTGCCCAACTTTGTTGAAATGGCTTATGAAATCTTCCTGTATCAAAACAAGCATCGTTATTATCAAGTGCCGCAATTAGCGCCACAGGATATGACACAAATGCTCAAAGGCTTTGCTCCTGCCACGAAGAATATCATCAATTGA
- a CDS encoding bifunctional cytochrome P450/NADPH--P450 reductase has product MTKTTQIPQPKTYGPLGSLPVIDKDKPLQSYMKLARELGPIFQFQYPGRIGTFVSSAALAKEICDEARFDKKVGPALQKVRAFGGDGLFTSETAEPNWKKAHNILSPSFSQQAMKGYHAKMVDIAAQLIQKWARLNPADEIDVPEDMTRLTLDTIGLCGFNYRFNSFYRDTTHPFVASMVRSLDEAMSQTQRLGIQDKLMVKSKKQFREDIQYMFSLVDEMIAERKQNGDQGEDDLLSHMLKGVDPETGETLDDENIRYQIITFLIAGHETTSGLLSFAIYFLMNNRDKLKKAQQEVDEVLGDGIPDYKQVKKLKYVRMVLNEVLRLWPTAPAFTVYAKEDTVLDGQYDVHKGDVFSLLIPELHRDRSVWGDDVESFLPERFENPSSIPYHAYKPFGNGQRACIGQQFALHEATLVLGMVLQHFELIDHKRYQLDVKETLTLKPDGLTLRVSPRKPLMSLTVDSHEPVSANKGASAQAVETTHGTPLLVLFGSNMGTAEGMARDLAETGKRQGYNTEVAPLNDYVNQLPREGAVLIVSASYNGNPPDNADDFVSALKESKDGSLDGVHYAIFGCGDRNWATTYQRIPSYIDDRLEQSGAKRLSETGYGDASDDLEGDYEKWTDTLWTNLARAFSIELNQDDRETSLITMNYVSDVSGTPLARSHHAFTSVVKRNVELQHANSGRSTRHMELALPAGMKYQEGDHMGVLPQNPAELVERVLSRFDLNGQDYIKLTGDSGKAAHLPTEIPVKLAEVLLNHVEFQEPATRSQIRALAAHTVCPPHVKELEGLLEDGTYKREILSKRMTMLDLVEKYPACEIPFAGFLALLPPLKARYYSISSSPLHKEGEASITVSVVRGEAWSGNGEYNGIASNYLAARAAGDKVACFIHTPQSNFQLPKQSEHPIIMIGPGTGIAPFRGFIQARRALKEKGETLGAAHLYFGCRNPEHDFLYQDELVQAEQDGLVTLHTAFSRCEGQEKTYVQHRLAENASDILPLLKEGGHLYICGDGSKMAPDVERTLIESYMQFQQTTKQEATAWLQSLEENGRYAKDVWAGA; this is encoded by the coding sequence ATGACAAAGACAACTCAAATACCACAGCCAAAGACATATGGCCCTTTAGGGAGCCTGCCTGTCATCGATAAGGATAAACCGCTTCAGTCGTATATGAAGCTGGCGCGAGAACTTGGACCGATTTTTCAATTTCAATATCCGGGCCGGATCGGTACATTCGTATCAAGTGCAGCACTAGCGAAAGAAATTTGCGATGAAGCAAGGTTTGATAAGAAAGTTGGTCCGGCACTGCAAAAAGTGAGGGCATTTGGCGGTGATGGCCTCTTCACGAGTGAAACGGCGGAGCCTAACTGGAAAAAGGCGCATAACATTTTATCGCCTAGCTTCAGTCAGCAGGCAATGAAGGGCTATCATGCTAAAATGGTCGATATTGCCGCCCAGCTGATTCAAAAATGGGCTCGCCTGAATCCAGCCGATGAGATTGATGTGCCTGAGGATATGACACGCTTGACGCTGGATACGATTGGACTATGCGGATTCAATTACCGCTTTAACAGTTTTTATCGCGATACCACCCATCCGTTCGTCGCCAGCATGGTCCGCTCGCTCGATGAAGCGATGAGTCAAACGCAGCGGCTCGGCATCCAGGATAAACTGATGGTCAAATCAAAAAAACAATTCCGCGAAGACATTCAATACATGTTCTCCCTTGTGGATGAAATGATTGCCGAACGAAAGCAAAACGGCGATCAAGGAGAGGATGATCTCCTTTCCCACATGCTGAAGGGAGTCGACCCTGAAACGGGAGAGACGCTGGATGACGAAAACATCAGATATCAGATCATTACCTTCTTGATTGCCGGCCATGAAACGACGAGCGGACTACTCTCGTTCGCCATCTATTTCCTGATGAATAACAGGGACAAATTAAAAAAAGCGCAGCAGGAAGTGGATGAAGTGCTCGGTGACGGAATACCGGATTACAAGCAAGTCAAGAAGTTGAAATATGTCAGGATGGTACTCAATGAAGTGCTGCGCCTATGGCCGACAGCTCCTGCATTCACTGTATATGCGAAGGAAGATACTGTGCTGGATGGGCAATACGATGTTCACAAAGGCGATGTGTTCTCGCTGCTCATTCCTGAGCTTCATCGCGATCGATCCGTTTGGGGCGATGACGTTGAATCGTTTCTTCCGGAACGTTTCGAGAATCCGAGCTCCATTCCTTATCATGCGTATAAACCGTTTGGAAACGGGCAGCGCGCCTGCATCGGACAGCAGTTTGCCCTTCATGAGGCCACGCTTGTGCTCGGAATGGTCTTACAGCACTTTGAGTTGATCGATCATAAGCGATATCAATTGGACGTGAAAGAAACGTTGACGCTTAAACCGGACGGATTAACGCTGCGCGTTTCACCAAGAAAGCCTTTGATGTCGCTTACCGTCGATTCTCATGAGCCGGTTTCAGCCAATAAAGGAGCCTCTGCCCAAGCCGTCGAAACCACTCATGGCACACCATTGCTCGTCCTGTTCGGATCGAACATGGGAACAGCGGAAGGAATGGCCCGTGACCTTGCCGAAACAGGGAAACGCCAAGGATACAATACGGAGGTTGCTCCTTTGAATGATTATGTGAATCAACTTCCGCGAGAAGGAGCGGTCTTGATTGTCTCGGCGTCTTATAATGGAAATCCCCCTGATAATGCGGATGACTTCGTGTCAGCGCTGAAGGAAAGCAAGGATGGCAGCTTGGATGGAGTTCATTATGCGATCTTTGGATGCGGAGACCGCAACTGGGCAACTACGTACCAACGCATTCCTTCCTACATCGATGACCGTCTGGAGCAATCGGGAGCCAAAAGATTGTCAGAAACGGGCTATGGAGATGCAAGTGATGATCTAGAAGGAGATTACGAGAAATGGACGGACACCCTTTGGACGAATCTTGCCAGGGCCTTTAGCATTGAACTCAATCAGGATGATCGGGAAACAAGCTTGATTACGATGAACTACGTCAGTGATGTAAGCGGCACACCACTCGCCCGCAGCCACCATGCCTTTACGTCCGTTGTCAAAAGGAATGTTGAATTACAGCATGCAAATAGCGGAAGAAGTACACGACATATGGAACTGGCGCTGCCAGCTGGCATGAAGTATCAGGAAGGCGACCATATGGGGGTACTGCCGCAAAATCCAGCGGAACTTGTCGAGCGAGTGCTCAGTCGATTCGACTTGAACGGGCAAGACTATATCAAACTTACAGGTGATTCAGGTAAAGCTGCCCATCTTCCTACAGAAATACCCGTTAAACTAGCGGAAGTGCTATTAAACCATGTCGAGTTCCAGGAACCCGCCACCCGGTCCCAAATACGGGCGCTTGCTGCTCATACTGTCTGTCCGCCACACGTGAAAGAGCTTGAAGGACTGCTGGAGGACGGCACTTATAAACGGGAAATCCTAAGCAAGCGGATGACCATGCTGGATTTAGTTGAAAAGTATCCTGCATGTGAAATCCCATTTGCAGGATTCCTGGCATTGCTGCCGCCATTAAAAGCAAGATACTACTCGATTTCAAGCTCCCCGCTTCATAAGGAGGGAGAAGCGAGCATCACCGTCAGCGTCGTCCGGGGGGAAGCATGGAGCGGCAACGGCGAATACAACGGCATTGCTTCCAATTACTTGGCAGCGCGCGCGGCAGGCGATAAAGTAGCATGCTTTATCCATACACCGCAATCCAACTTCCAGCTTCCAAAGCAATCTGAACACCCGATCATCATGATCGGACCTGGAACTGGCATTGCACCGTTCAGAGGGTTCATTCAAGCCCGCCGCGCCCTGAAGGAAAAAGGCGAAACATTAGGTGCTGCCCACCTGTACTTTGGCTGCCGCAATCCGGAACACGACTTCCTCTACCAAGATGAACTCGTCCAAGCCGAACAAGACGGACTCGTAACCTTGCACACCGCCTTCTCAAGATGTGAGGGACAAGAAAAAACATATGTGCAACATCGCCTAGCGGAGAACGCTTCAGACATTCTCCCTTTATTAAAAGAAGGCGGACACCTATACATTTGCGGTGACGGAAGCAAAATGGCCCCGGATGTTGAACGAACATTGATTGAAAGCTATATGCAATTCCAACAAACAACTAAACAAGAAGCAACCGCCTGGCTGCAGTCGTTAGAAGAAAACGGCAGATATGCAAAAGATGTCTGGGCAGGAGCATAA
- a CDS encoding DUF3953 domain-containing protein yields MYVLKYILAMIVVALSVYQLITGDTKLIPYSMLCLGAMVLVMGLADLRMERKGSWHRSLVISVFLFFVSVLGFFG; encoded by the coding sequence ATGTATGTATTGAAATATATCCTAGCGATGATCGTCGTCGCTTTATCCGTTTATCAGCTTATTACTGGAGATACTAAGCTGATACCGTATTCAATGTTGTGCTTGGGAGCCATGGTGCTGGTGATGGGACTCGCCGACCTTCGAATGGAACGGAAAGGATCGTGGCATAGGTCACTTGTTATCTCGGTATTTCTTTTCTTCGTCTCAGTCTTGGGGTTTTTCGGGTGA
- a CDS encoding DUF1349 domain-containing protein, whose protein sequence is MIITAILLEEFNDAEFRAKLSWHSEPKTWRANAEESTLVIKTDDQTDFWQKTHYGFQADNGHFLYHEVSGDFRLTTKVKSKPVNRYDQAGLMVRFSSETWLKTSVEFIPDGKSKLGVVATNQGYSDWSSQEFSEDGATLFYRITRRNTNYYVDYSLDGTSWSQIRMTHLVETGKTMKVGIYACSPQGEGFEAAFDFVKVEKIDRETKVY, encoded by the coding sequence ATGATCATAACGGCTATATTATTGGAGGAATTCAATGACGCTGAATTCAGAGCAAAATTATCATGGCACTCCGAGCCCAAAACGTGGAGGGCAAATGCAGAGGAATCGACTTTAGTCATCAAAACCGATGATCAAACCGACTTCTGGCAAAAAACTCATTATGGCTTTCAAGCGGATAATGGGCATTTTTTGTACCATGAAGTAAGCGGGGATTTTCGTTTAACGACGAAGGTGAAATCCAAGCCAGTGAATAGATATGACCAAGCGGGATTGATGGTGCGTTTTTCAAGTGAGACATGGCTAAAGACATCTGTTGAATTTATTCCGGATGGAAAAAGTAAACTAGGCGTAGTTGCAACAAACCAAGGTTACTCTGATTGGTCAAGTCAGGAATTTTCAGAAGATGGGGCGACACTCTTTTATCGGATAACGAGAAGGAACACCAACTATTATGTTGATTACTCATTAGATGGCACTTCCTGGAGCCAAATTAGAATGACCCACCTCGTTGAAACGGGAAAAACGATGAAAGTCGGCATCTATGCCTGCAGTCCTCAAGGAGAAGGTTTCGAAGCTGCATTCGATTTCGTTAAAGTGGAAAAAATAGATAGGGAAACAAAGGTGTATTAA
- a CDS encoding glycerate kinase, whose protein sequence is MKIVIAPDSFKESMTAAEVCAAG, encoded by the coding sequence ATGAAGATTGTGATCGCTCCTGATTCATTTAAAGAAAGCATGACAGCTGCGGAAGTTTGTGCGGCTGGTTGA
- a CDS encoding HIT family protein has translation MGVLLSNGKNIEVDCLSCAVTSGLIEPEGGTVIETEYFHAHQDVAYPIKGLIILAAKRHIKCFDELTEEESSDYIRLLKRIRKAQRIALGIESVYYFYNEDTTHHFHTWMVPRYDWMYDFGRSVESVRPILLHARKQLSGEENVKEVLLAVAALTKELNENKG, from the coding sequence GTGGGGGTTTTATTGTCGAATGGGAAAAATATCGAAGTGGACTGCTTAAGCTGTGCCGTCACAAGCGGCTTAATCGAGCCTGAGGGCGGGACCGTAATCGAAACGGAGTATTTTCATGCCCATCAGGATGTCGCCTACCCGATTAAAGGATTGATCATTTTAGCAGCAAAACGCCATATCAAGTGTTTTGATGAACTGACTGAAGAAGAAAGTAGCGATTATATCAGGTTATTGAAGAGGATCAGGAAGGCTCAACGAATTGCATTGGGCATAGAGTCTGTTTATTATTTTTATAATGAGGATACAACGCATCATTTCCACACTTGGATGGTTCCGCGATATGACTGGATGTACGACTTCGGCCGTTCCGTCGAATCCGTAAGGCCCATTCTCCTGCATGCGAGGAAGCAATTGAGCGGTGAGGAAAATGTGAAGGAAGTGCTGCTTGCGGTAGCGGCATTAACTAAGGAATTGAACGAAAACAAAGGATAG
- a CDS encoding NUDIX hydrolase, with translation MFKYTVCFVKRKNEILLLNREKAPIMGVWNGVGGKIEIGETPDEGAMREVFEETGIRVGRSYSSGTVTWETAGAEQDGIYVYLYEAEDDLIYETPMKTREGILDWKTIDWILAPENLGIAEMVGAYLPVLLKEEGRYSFIYKNGQTFLA, from the coding sequence ATGTTTAAGTATACGGTTTGTTTTGTGAAGAGAAAGAATGAAATCTTGCTGCTTAATCGGGAGAAGGCTCCCATCATGGGGGTTTGGAATGGGGTGGGCGGCAAGATAGAGATTGGGGAAACGCCTGATGAGGGTGCGATGCGTGAAGTGTTCGAGGAGACGGGCATTCGCGTCGGGCGCTCTTATTCTAGCGGAACGGTAACGTGGGAGACCGCAGGGGCTGAACAGGATGGAATATATGTTTATTTGTATGAAGCGGAAGATGATTTAATATATGAAACGCCGATGAAAACCCGAGAAGGCATTCTTGACTGGAAAACGATAGATTGGATCCTAGCACCCGAAAATCTGGGGATTGCGGAAATGGTCGGTGCGTATTTGCCGGTATTGCTGAAAGAAGAAGGCAGGTACTCGTTCATTTACAAAAATGGGCAAACCTTTCTTGCGTGA
- a CDS encoding TetR/AcrR family transcriptional regulator — protein MITAVNKRDSIVSSALELFAERGYDATTIPMIASKAGVGAGTIYRYFENKEVLGNKIFQGYVDIFTATIKNGFPHEDSIRNQFHHIFKSMVHFTVKQDQALYFIKIHSGAHFLHEESHISFQGLLNIFKNFFDSGKERKEIKELPSSALIAIIYGAFLELQRLVRIGELVPEAKLLEDVEESFWDAVRLHI, from the coding sequence ATGATAACGGCAGTAAATAAACGAGACAGCATCGTGTCCAGCGCCTTGGAGCTATTCGCGGAACGAGGTTATGATGCGACGACGATCCCGATGATTGCATCGAAGGCCGGGGTCGGAGCTGGTACCATTTATCGTTACTTTGAAAATAAGGAAGTACTCGGAAACAAGATTTTTCAAGGGTATGTGGATATTTTCACGGCTACGATCAAGAATGGATTTCCACATGAGGACTCGATTCGCAATCAGTTTCATCATATTTTCAAGTCCATGGTCCACTTTACAGTGAAGCAGGACCAAGCGCTTTATTTCATAAAAATCCATAGCGGGGCCCATTTCTTACATGAGGAAAGCCATATAAGCTTTCAAGGGCTTTTGAATATTTTTAAAAACTTCTTTGATTCAGGAAAGGAAAGAAAAGAAATCAAGGAACTCCCATCTTCCGCCTTGATCGCCATCATTTATGGGGCATTTCTTGAGCTGCAGCGACTTGTCCGTATTGGGGAATTAGTGCCGGAAGCGAAGCTTTTGGAAGATGTTGAGGAAAGCTTTTGGGATGCTGTCCGCCTGCACATTTGA
- a CDS encoding RNA polymerase sigma factor, whose translation MMNKQEIIDHILKGDRLYFSKLYTKYEDMLKNTAVKLTGSEINAENLLFITFKKLWESPHTFGASNDQMISTYLMKQVVYNHLYAQRTVKLK comes from the coding sequence ATGATGAATAAACAGGAAATAATCGACCACATATTAAAAGGAGATCGGCTTTACTTCTCAAAGCTTTACACCAAATATGAAGACATGTTGAAAAATACGGCCGTTAAACTGACCGGTTCTGAAATCAATGCCGAGAATCTGCTATTCATTACCTTCAAGAAATTGTGGGAATCGCCCCATACATTTGGAGCTTCCAATGATCAAATGATTTCCACCTATCTCATGAAACAGGTCGTATACAATCATTTGTATGCTCAACGCACAGTGAAATTGAAATAG
- a CDS encoding SDR family oxidoreductase, with the protein MEKKLAIVTGANSGMGLATVIALAKKGLHVIMLCRNEEKGKRALELAKEESQSSSIELMIGDLASIESIHHFAETFKANHDSLDVLINNAGVVTLKRQETKDGFESMLGVNHLGHFLLTNLLIDELKRSDAGRVVIVSSGAHKWGKFNFDDPYFHKGFNVVKGYGRSKLANVWFMKGLAKRLEGTSVSVNALHPGAVATNIGVDRDTGFGKRFIKLLVPFFRTPERGARTAVFLATSEHVKTVSGSYFYDEKDAPLSKLAQNDELVERFWHWSEQQVGLD; encoded by the coding sequence ATGGAGAAGAAACTAGCGATCGTAACGGGAGCCAATTCAGGAATGGGCTTGGCAACTGTGATAGCCCTTGCCAAGAAAGGTCTGCACGTCATCATGCTATGCCGTAATGAAGAGAAGGGGAAAAGAGCGCTTGAATTGGCCAAGGAAGAAAGTCAGTCCAGCAGCATCGAATTAATGATAGGTGATTTGGCATCCATCGAAAGCATTCACCACTTTGCAGAGACGTTTAAGGCCAATCATGATTCACTAGATGTATTGATCAATAATGCAGGTGTCGTCACCTTAAAACGTCAGGAAACGAAAGACGGGTTCGAATCGATGTTGGGCGTTAATCACCTCGGTCATTTTTTACTGACCAATTTGCTGATCGATGAGTTAAAGCGGTCGGATGCCGGGCGGGTTGTCATCGTTTCTTCAGGCGCGCATAAATGGGGGAAATTCAATTTTGACGATCCCTATTTTCACAAAGGCTTCAATGTCGTTAAAGGATATGGCCGTTCCAAGCTAGCCAATGTTTGGTTCATGAAAGGGCTGGCCAAAAGACTGGAAGGTACATCCGTCAGCGTAAACGCCTTGCATCCCGGGGCCGTTGCAACGAATATAGGCGTCGATCGGGACACCGGATTCGGCAAGCGATTCATCAAGCTGTTAGTCCCTTTTTTCAGAACCCCAGAAAGAGGAGCACGAACAGCTGTTTTTCTCGCAACCAGCGAACACGTCAAAACCGTTTCCGGATCTTATTTTTACGATGAAAAAGATGCTCCCCTTTCAAAGCTTGCCCAAAATGACGAGCTTGTCGAGCGATTCTGGCATTGGAGTGAGCAGCAGGTCGGCTTGGATTGA
- a CDS encoding EndoU domain-containing protein — MGIVLRVVLIGGKPAVKYGSKIYKKVPKSTVTNALKNFKSKKMSIGGSNKVLLDKSAMKHILERHHPKYWTGYQDKTMFNPKLSINDIQNMIVKIVGNNKAKIKSGNGYAEINTTVNGKKYRLIIKKYRITSFYPR; from the coding sequence TTGGGGATAGTTCTTAGGGTCGTGCTTATAGGTGGGAAACCTGCTGTTAAATATGGTAGTAAGATTTACAAAAAAGTGCCCAAAAGCACGGTTACTAATGCCTTAAAGAATTTCAAATCAAAGAAAATGTCAATTGGTGGCAGTAATAAAGTTCTGTTAGATAAAAGTGCAATGAAGCATATATTAGAAAGGCACCACCCTAAATATTGGACAGGGTATCAAGATAAAACAATGTTCAATCCAAAACTTTCTATAAATGATATTCAAAATATGATTGTAAAAATAGTTGGAAATAATAAAGCTAAAATTAAATCTGGAAATGGGTACGCTGAGATTAATACAACAGTTAATGGCAAAAAGTACAGGTTAATTATAAAGAAATATAGAATAACATCATTCTACCCCAGATAG
- the blaOXA gene encoding class D beta-lactamase, with amino-acid sequence MKIKSFCFILVLLVSGSVSTIHASASGHKVKELQIGESFGGVDGTMIIQNLKTDKEYIYNKKRSTTRYTPESTFKVANALIGLQTKAVSDEYEVKRWDGVTREFEDWNRDHSLASGMRYSVIWFYQELARDIGAQNMQEYVNMINYGNRDISGGIDHFWLDSSLHISAKEQVHFIEKLVDEKLPIDKQHMRTVKRIMINEEADDYVLHGKTGTRLSDMGLGWYVGYIETDKGKWAFATNLDGSGSTAKAITLEALKELEIIK; translated from the coding sequence ATGAAAATCAAATCGTTTTGTTTCATTCTGGTCTTACTGGTCTCAGGTTCTGTGAGCACGATTCATGCAAGTGCAAGCGGTCATAAGGTGAAGGAACTACAGATTGGGGAATCTTTCGGCGGTGTGGATGGCACGATGATCATCCAAAACCTAAAAACGGATAAAGAATATATCTATAACAAAAAGAGAAGTACCACTCGCTATACTCCGGAGTCGACGTTTAAAGTGGCGAATGCATTGATCGGGCTGCAGACAAAGGCCGTGAGTGATGAATATGAAGTGAAGCGTTGGGACGGGGTAACCCGGGAATTCGAAGATTGGAATAGGGACCATTCGCTTGCTTCAGGGATGAGGTATTCGGTGATTTGGTTTTATCAAGAACTGGCCCGCGACATCGGTGCACAAAACATGCAGGAATACGTGAACATGATCAATTACGGGAACCGTGATATATCTGGCGGCATCGATCATTTCTGGCTGGATAGCAGCCTGCACATATCCGCCAAGGAACAGGTCCATTTTATTGAAAAGCTGGTGGATGAAAAACTGCCCATCGATAAACAGCATATGAGAACGGTAAAGAGAATCATGATCAATGAAGAAGCCGACGATTATGTCCTTCATGGAAAAACGGGTACACGCCTCTCCGATATGGGCTTGGGCTGGTATGTCGGCTATATCGAAACGGATAAAGGAAAATGGGCTTTCGCCACAAACCTGGACGGAAGCGGAAGTACAGCCAAAGCGATTACACTGGAAGCCCTGAAAGAGCTGGAAATCATAAAGTAA